The genomic interval TTCAGAAAAAATACAGCGTTGTTTACATGCACGATGCCCAAAATTTATTTGACGCAAAAACTTCTTACGTTGGAGAATGGAATGTTGATGAAAAATTAGACAGTTTAAAAGCTCCCGTAATTGTTGTTGGAATTGAACATGGAAACGAAAAACGAATCGATGAATTAACTCCTTTTAAAAATGAAAAATATGGCGGCGGAAATGCCGATAATTACTTGGAATTTATTGTAAAAACCCTAAAACCACATATCGATAAAAATTACAGAACCAAAACAAAACCAAAAAACACGATTCTTTTCGGAAGTTCGCTTGGAGGTTTAGTTTCTTATTATGGCGCTTTAAAATATCCCGAAGTTTTTGGAAAAGCTGGAGTTTTTTCGCCCTCTTTTTGGTTTTCTAACGACATTTATACTTTCACAGAAAAACAATCTAAAATCAAGACTAAAATTTATTTTTTATGTGGCGATAAAGAAAGTGATGACATGGTAAACGATTTAACAAAAATGAAGCGTTTACTAGATACCAAACGCTGTTACTGCCTCCATCTCG from Flavobacterium sp. YJ01 carries:
- a CDS encoding alpha/beta hydrolase-fold protein, producing MKRIFLAILFLITLIGKAQESTASKNVTTFTIEAPQLHTSKKIWIYLPENYSKEIQKKYSVVYMHDAQNLFDAKTSYVGEWNVDEKLDSLKAPVIVVGIEHGNEKRIDELTPFKNEKYGGGNADNYLEFIVKTLKPHIDKNYRTKTKPKNTILFGSSLGGLVSYYGALKYPEVFGKAGVFSPSFWFSNDIYTFTEKQSKIKTKIYFLCGDKESDDMVNDLTKMKRLLDTKRCYCLHLDKIKIVKGGEHNEKLWRDNFVEALLWLAY